In Zymoseptoria tritici IPO323 chromosome 7, whole genome shotgun sequence, a single genomic region encodes these proteins:
- the PATPA2401 gene encoding proteasome regulatory particle subunit, whose amino-acid sequence MSDPERDHALEEYKTKLLDSREWEAKLKALRLEIKDLQHAFDVSEDNIKALQSVGQIIGEVLKQLDEERFIVKASSGPRYVVGCRSKVDKAKLKQGTRVALDMTTLTIMRMLPREVDPLVYNMSLEDPGQVSFGGIGGLNDQIRELREVIELPLKNPELFLRVGIKPPKGVLLYGPPGTGKTLLARAVASSLETNFLKEHEPCIIFMDEIDAIGGRRFSEGTSADREIQRTLMELLNQLDGFDYLGKTKIIMATNRPDTLDPALLRAGRLDRKIEIPLPNEAGRLEVLKIHAAGVQKDGEIDFESVVKMSDGLNGADLRNVVTEAGLFAIKDYRESVSQDDFNKAVRKVAESKKLEGKLEYTKL is encoded by the exons ATGAGTGATCCGGAGCGAGATCACGCGCTGGAGGAGTACAAGACAAAGCTGTTGGATTCACGAGAATGGGAGGCAAAGCTCAAGGCATTACGATTAGAGATCAAGGACCTACAACATGCTTTTGACGTATCAGAGGACAACATCAAGGCGCTGCAAAGCGTTGGACAAATCATCGGAGAGGTGCTGAAACAGCTGGATGAAGAGCGAT tcATCGTCAAAGCCTCATCAGGCCCGCGATATGTCGTCGGATGCAGATCAAAGGTTGACAAGGCAAAGTTGAAGCAGGGTACGCGTGTCGCCTTGGACATGACCACACTTACAATCATGCGAATGCTACCTCGTGAGGTCGACCCGCTCGTCTACAACATGTCGCTGGAGGATCCCGGACAGGTATCATTCGGAGGTATCGGTGGTCTCAACGACCAAATCAGAGAGTTGCGAGAAGTCATCGAATTGCCGCTCAAGAACCCAGAGCTCTTCCTAAGAGTAGGCATCAAGCCGCCAAAGGGTGTGCTACTATACGGACCGCCTGGCACAGGAAAGACACTCCTCGCACGTGCCGTCGCCAGCTCGCTCGAAACCAACTTCCTCAAAG AACACGAACCCTGCATCATCTTCATGGACGAAATCGACGCCATCGGTGGCCGCCGCTTCTCCGAAGGAACTTCCGCCGATCGTGAAATCCAGCGCACGTTGATGGAACTCCTCAACCAACTCGACGGTTTCGACTATCTCGGAAAGACCAAAATCATCATGGCCACCAACCGTCCCGACACACTCGATCCTGCTCTCCTGCGCGCTGGACGACTCGATCGCAAAATTGAGATTCCGCTCCCGAATGAGGCGGGACGATTGGAGGTGTTGAAGATTCATGCGGCGGGTGTACAGAAGGATGGCGAGATTGATTTCGAGTCTGTGGTCAAGATGAGTGATGGGCTGAACGGTGCGGATTTGAGGAACGTGGTCACTGAGGCGGGACTGTTTGCGATCAAGGACTATCGGGAGAGCGTCAGCCAGGACGACTTCAATAAGGCGGTGAGGAAGGTGGCGGAGAGCAAGAAACTCGAGGGGAAATTGGAGTATACCAAATTGTGA